In a single window of the Bactrocera dorsalis isolate Fly_Bdor chromosome 2, ASM2337382v1, whole genome shotgun sequence genome:
- the LOC105222692 gene encoding tRNA-uridine aminocarboxypropyltransferase 2, whose translation MQNSVQMLEECCEDLFGISLDPPDRRDKCDRCKRPSVVCWCQSLPNPPINIKSSIVILQHPAEEKRSLRTALMLQLGVTPGKCVVYKGKRFPSTKNQAELEPILNSPNSLLLYPSKDSVPIEHLCSQIIAPSEDAHFTLVLIDGTWPQAKAIYASSPILHRMRQVKLIAAGNSDYIIRTQPTEGCLSTLETAAQALSILEQRSELRQLLVRPLHTLCKYQLDNGAVEHQSKEFRIKNQQYPKQIGKRLNRLLNYSTICRPEASEENVANRIDATLQQQQQRT comes from the exons atgcAAAATTCTGTTCAAATGTTGGAAGAATGTTGTGAAGATTTATTTGGCATAAGCTTGGATCCGCCAGATAGGCGTGATAAATGTGATAGGTGCAA gcGACCATCTGTAGTTTGTTGGTGTCAGTCATTACCAAATCCACCAATTAACATTAAGTCTTCTATAGTTATACTCCAACATCCTGCCGAAGAGAAACGATCCTTGCGCACAGCCTTAATGTTACAACTTGGTGTAACACCAGGAAAATGTGTTGTATATAAGGGAAAGCGCTTTCCATCGACGAAAAATCAAGCTGAGCTTGAACCAATATTAAACTCGCCAAATTCTTTACTTCTCTATCCCAGTAAAGACTCTGTGCCTATAGAACATCTTTGCTCACAGATAATTGCACCGTCTGAAGATGCACATTTCACATTAGTGCTTATCGATGGTACCTGGCCGCAAGCAAAAGCTATTTACGCCAGTAGTCCCATACTACATCGCATGCGACAGGTTAAACTAATAGCTGCGGGCAATAGTGATTATATTATACGCACACAACCCACCGAAGGCTGCCTCAGTACTCTTGAAACTGCTGCACAAGCTTTATCCATTTTGGAGCAACGTAGTGAACTGCGTCAATTATTAGTACGTCCGCTGCATACGTTATGCAAGTACCAATTAGATAATGGAGCTGTTGAACATCAGTCGAAAGAGTTTCGcataaaaaatcaacaatatCCCAAACAAATCGGCAAACGCCTAAATCGTTTGCTCAATTACAGCACAATTTGTAGACCCGAGGCATCC
- the LOC105222694 gene encoding serine/threonine-protein kinase 16: MNSLGWTLIMKRGCLFCSKETVNIKGTKYIIRDRLAQGGFSLIDLAENATTHKLYAVKRITCHSIDDQNIALREIENCRRIDSENVIKVIDYELKGSADIVINTTSDLYIVLPYYKNGSLADHLSMRARKDDHMPEAQILQVFLGICNGLRAVHEAKPVPLAHRDLKTANICLSDTFEPIIVDLGSMTEARLQICGQNEAQRLQDEAEERSSIVYRAPELFSVKSYSTIDERTDIWSLGCVLYAMCFFHCPFDSVYEKGDSVALAVLSGNINIPESSIYSDDMHDLIKYMLRMDPMERPFIYSVIEKTQDLIHKLDGRV, encoded by the exons atgaATAGCTTAGGATGGACCTTAATAATGAAAAGAGGTTGTCTCTTCTGTTCCAAAGAGACAGTAAACATTAAAGGAACAAAATACATTATACGTGATCGACTGGCTCAGGG TGGTTTCAGTTTGATCGATCTAGCAGAAAATGCTACAACGCACAAACTATATGCAGTTAAGCGTATAACTTGTCATAGCATAGATGATCAAAATATAGCGCTGCGTGAGATTGAAAATTGTAGACGTATCGATTCAGAAAATGTAATTAAAGTAATAGACTATGAGCTGAAAGGATCTGCGGATATTGTAATCAATACCACTAGTGACCTATACATAGTACTGCCATACTATAAGAACGGTTCGCTGGCAGATCATCTAAGTATGCGTGCACGCAAAGACGATCATATGCCCGAAGCGCAAATTTTGCAAGTATTTCTTGGTATCTGCAATGGTTTAAGGGCGGTGCACGAAGCTAAACCAGTGCCGTTGGCACATCGAGACCTGAAAACAGCAAACATATGTTTGTCTGACACTTTTGAACCGATTATTGTAGATTTGGGTTCAATGACGGAAGCTCGTTTGCAAATTTGTGGGCAGAATGAAGCGCAACGACTGCAAGACGAAGCAGAGGAGCGCAGTTCAATCGTGTATCGTGCACCAGAACTGTTCTCAGTTAAGTCGTATTCCACCATAGATGAACGTACAGATATTTGG AGCCTTGGTTGTGTTCTTTATGCTATGTGCTTCTTCCATTGCCCCTTTGATTCGGTTTATGAAAAAGGTGACAGTGTTGCGCTGGCGGTGCTGAGCGGTAACATCAACATTCCTGAAAGTTCCATTTATTCTGATGATATGCacgatttaattaaatatatgttgcGTATGGATCCTATGGAGCGACCCTTTATATATAGTGTAATCGAAAAAACCCAAGATTTAATACATAAGCTTGATGGACGTGTTTAG
- the LOC105222693 gene encoding G patch domain-containing protein 11, whose protein sequence is MSDEDDYMSDKFLCGDVRPSLVQQPNKKRQISLEEKKNEHIKRQKQESMARKGIVNNKSLEESLKKPIENQNKGFQMLAKMGYKPGEALGKKMSGEETDSRLIEPIGISIKSDRGGLGRETALRDLAERRRQKREQQLRNRLVGGETVTVEQFRKRAQEKADERFAIGALKRSQLSCETLDLENGIKEAELSWFWPERNENVNEEGSDEVANETNESAGVNDNEEEYTSAEKLEILTSYLRTSYKFCFWCGVRYKDQDDMNSNCPGESRDEH, encoded by the exons ATGTCTGACGAAGATGATTATATGTCGGATAAGTTCCTTTGTGG AGACGTTCGGCCTAGCCTTGTACAACAACCCAATAAAAAAAGACAGATTTCATTGGAGGAGAAGAAAAATGAACATATTAAGCGTCAAAAGCAAGAAAGTATGGCACGCAAAGGAATTGTGAATAATAAATCATTAGAAGAATCGCTCAAAAAGCCAATAGAGAATCAGAACAAGGGCTTTCAAATGCTTGCTAAAATGGGCTATAAACCAGGGGAGGCACTTGGCAAGAAAATGTCTGGTGAAGAAACAGATAGCCGCCTTATTGAGCCAATTGGTATCAGCATAAAATCTGATAGAGGTGGTTTAGGCCGTGAAACAGCGTTACGTGATTTAGCCGAACGTCGACGACAAAAACGTGAGCAACAGCTACGAAATCGGCTCGTTGGAGGTGAAACTGTAACGGTAGAACAATTTCGTAAACGTGCACAGGAAAAAGCCGACGAGCGATTTGCAATTGGTGCCTTAAA GCGAAGTCAGTTATCCTGTGAAACATTGGATTTAGAGAACGGCATCAAAGAAGCCGAGCTTAGTTGGTTTTGGCCTGAACGCAATGAAAACGTAAATGAGGAAGGTTCGGACGAAGTAGCCAACGAAACGAATGAAAGCGCTGGAGTGAATGATAATGAGGAAGAATATACCTCCGCGGAGAAATTAGAAATACTTACCAGTTATTTGCGCACATCgtacaaattttgtttctggTGTGGGGTACGTTACAAAGATCAAGATGATATGAACAGCAATTGTCCGGGAGAATCGCGGGATGAacattaa
- the LOC105222695 gene encoding nucleolar complex protein 3 homolog yields MGTKKVKISSVKRNAHLKSKKTPLTKQQQHKLAQQKAAKDRKQNIFRQKAKRREQLPQKRKQKADIYDDPLDNDDDNVDPSELVNNIADMLDGDDLEYLHEKGLNKQRKRKNTAVVAEEKESVGLEKAYTSKAVVDNEKKKVKVNLLPIKSRDGQIITRTAEVDYIPKPKVKRSEEEDDAAEGEDDEVDDDEDDVVYEDSDDDVVNDVGEGSALPEPEKKLISTTDLLIARQQEIERQKYRIGIICSGLLEKPEDKMRNFNALYELMEETNAAGTPNLLTVRKLAILSVTEIFKDILPEYRVGQVDTKMQTVRKATLERVTYENALLQQFKKFLQKLEKLTAIVNKRGQGRVTPQAIKMAEVAVQSMCDILNAHPYFNYVQNVAQLLVYMLNCNYENMRETINKCFRTFFANDKKLDMTLFIVRRINHLIKTKLPNVHVECITCLLALKIKNVNLDAEKENELKQKKLESHRQRLMSLSKKERKRRKKLAEVTKELDETRAEENKQTKLYKLTEITKMVFTIYFRVLKNDPTSKVLSAILEGLAEFAHVINLDFFSDLIDVLNRILEEMDLGYREQLHCIKTIFVILSGQGEVLNIDPIRFYQHFYKNMLTVNAGKNHEDFRIILGTLDEVLVKRRRNMSQQRLMAFIKRLLMLSLHLLHHGTLATLGTIKTTFQLTSVLDVLLDTDTSVGSGNYDPELDDPEYCNASSTALYELTILSRHYHPTVRKMAMHIANGVPASGEGSLPPEIGKLSSHELYDQFNSTQMVFNPVIPVPKKTDPKIKKGRQQFINSDFKPFCKTFLESGTLPKKTKNKACPNFNFYDALVNNC; encoded by the exons atggGAACg aaaaaggTGAAGATTAGTTCAGTGAAACGCAACGCACATCTCAAATCTAAGAAGACCCCTCttaccaaacaacaacaacacaaattggCTCAGCAGAAAGCGGCTAAGGAtcgaaaacaaaatatattccgACAGAAGGCGAAAAGACGTGAACAATTGccacaaaaacgaaaacaaaaggCTGATATTTACGATGACCCACTTGATAATGACGATGATAATGTGGATCCATCTGAATTGGTTAATAACATAGCGGATATGTTGGACGGTGATGATTTGGAATATTTGCATGAGAAAGGTTTAAATAAGCAACGTAAACGTAAGAATACAGCTGTTGTTGCAGAGGAAAAAGAATCAGTGGGTTTAGAAAAAGCTTATACAAGCAAAGCAGTTGTGgacaatgaaaagaaaaaagtcaaaGTAAATTTGTTGCCTATAAAAAGTCGTGATGGGCAAATCATAACACGTACCGCTGAAGTAGACTACATACCTAAACCAAAGGTTAAACGTAGTGAGGAAGAGGATGACGCAGCAGAAGGAGAGGATGATGAGGTTGACGATGATGAAGACGACGTTGTTTATGAAGATAGTGATGATGATGTAGTAAATGATGTTGGCGAAGGCAGTGCCCTACCTGAACCGGAAAAAAAGTTGATTTCTACTACTGATTTGCTTATAGCGCGTCAACAGGAAATTGAGCGTCAAAAATATCGTATTGGTATAATCTGCTCTGGTTTACTTGAAAAACCAGAAGACaaaatgcgaaattttaatGCTCTGTATGAGCTGATGGAAGAAACAAATGCAGCTGGTACACCAAATCTTTTAACAGTACGAAAATTGGCAATACTCTCGGTGACTGAAATATTCAAAGATATTCTGCCTGAATACCGCGTAGGACAGGTGGACACTAAAATGCAAACAg TTCGCAAAGCTACTTTAGAACGTGTGACTTATGAAAACGCGCTGCttcaacaatttaaaaaattcctgCAGAAACTTGAGAAACTTACAGCAATAGTAAACAAACGTGGACAGGGACGTGTAACACCACAGGCGATTAAAATGGCTGAGGTGGCTGTGCAAAGTATGTGTGATATACTCAACGCGCATCCATATTTCAATTATGTGCAAAATGTTGCACAGCTCTTGGTCTATATGTTGAACTGTAACTATGAGAATATGCGTGAAACAATTAACAAGTGTTTCCGCACCTTTTTCGCCAATGACAAGAAATTGGATATGACACTGTTCATTGTGAGGCGCATAAACCACCTAATAAAGACCAAACTCCCAAATGTGCATGTCGAGTGCATTACGTGCTTGCTGGCACTTAAgataaaaaatgtcaatttagATGCTGAGAAAGAGAATGAATTGAAACAGAAAAAGTTGGAGTCGCACAGGCAACGTTTGATGAGCTTATCAAAGAAAGAGCGCAAACGGCGGAAGAAATTGGCTGAGGTCACGAAAGAGTTAGACGAAACTCGTGCCgaagaaaataagcaaacaaaactttacaaactaacagaaataacaaaaatggtgtttacaatttatttccGAGTTTTGAAAAACGATCCAACGTCGAAGGTGCTGAGTGCCATTTTAGAGGGTTTAGCAGA GTTTGCGCATGTCATCAATTTAGATTTCTTCTCTGACCTCATCGATGTGTTGAATCGCATATTAGAGGAAATGGATCTTGGTTACCGTGAACAATTGCATTGCATAAAAACGATTTTCGTTATACTCTCAGGTCAAGGTGAAGTGCTGAATATTGATCCAATACGTTTCTACCAACACttctacaaaaatatgcttACTGTGAATGCGGGAAAAAATCATGAAGACTTCCGCATCATACTCGGTACTTTAGATGAAGTTTTGGTGAAAAGAAGACGCAATATGAGTCAGCAACGTTTAATGGCGTTTATAAAACGTTTGCTTATGCTTAGCTTGCATTTATTGCATCATGGTACATTAGCCACCCTTGGCACAATAAAAACCACCTTCCAACTAACATCGGTATTAGACGTGTTACTGGATACAGACACCAGCGTAGGATCGGGTAATTATGATCCGGAATTGGATGACCCCGAGTATTGTAATGCTTCAAGCACGGCGCTATATGAGCTTACTATATTGTCTCGCCATTACCATCCAACGGTGCGTAAAATGGCTATGCACATAGCCAATGGGGTGCCGGCATCTGGAGAAGGGTCCCTACCACCAGAAATTGGCAAACT ATCCTCTCATGAACTATACGATCAGTTTAATAGCACGCAAATGGTGTTCAACCCAGTTATACCGGTGCCGAAGAAGACTgacccaaaaattaaaaaaggcagACAACAATTTATCAATTCTGATTTCAAGCCATTTTGCAAAACCTTTTTGGAAAGCGGAACGCTGccgaagaaaacaaaaaataaagcctgtccaaattttaatttctacgATGCTCTTGTGAACAATTGTTAg
- the LOC105222696 gene encoding uncharacterized protein LOC105222696, with product MQGTHQTTLSGYSIPQVSFTNNLAGLTKKQRKRLRKREREAQRAAVQMAVNKIQAAIKTVPNKNSLGVNTNSPQVPALSGMLYDLAVQFRTEICLLQMLIDSETPQNSKTIAEKEFIVAEITLANNSPITKEAFKFMRSVILNAIEKYQKPKKGTPIFYSMNHNNTYINILCEDAFAFGCLQACVGKMSALGSVSLYPLEASAGRLYCYSVIYTGIINDPMKFLLQIRLHIPKLRTDYWIIADSKVCTDDQDETQFLFLVDEISSIALEYRYSNRLFICLEEALFHNHGQLPNFF from the coding sequence atgcaGGGGACGCACCAAACGACTTTATCTGGCTATTCCATACCGCAGGTCTCATTTACAAATAATTTGGCTGGTttgacaaaaaaacaaagaaaacgacTACGTAAACGTGAAAGAGAAGCTCAACGGGCTGCAGTTCAAATGGCAGTTAATAAAATTCAAGCCGCAATTAAAACCGTACCCAACAAGAACTCTCTCGGAGTCAATACAAATAGTCCCCAGGTACCAGCTCTATCTGGTATGCTGTACGACCTAGCCGTACAGTTTCGCACCGAGATATGCTTATTACAAATGCTCATAGACTCGGAGACTCCGCAAAATTCTAAAACAATAGCTGAAAAAGAATTTATTGTGGCAGAAATAACATTGGCGAATAATAGTCCAATAACAAAAGAAGCATTCAAATTTATGCGTTCAGTGATTCTTAACGCAATTGAGAAATATCAAAAGCCGAAAAAAGGGACGCCTATTTTCTATAGCATGAATCATAATAACACGTATATAAATATTCTCTGTGAGGATGCATTTGCATTTGGATGCTTGCAGGCTTGCGTTGGAAAAATGTCGGCTTTAGGTAGTGTATCGCTGTATCCTTTGGAGGCAAGTGCTGGTCGCTTATATTGTTACAGTGTAATATACACTGGGATTATAAATGAtccaatgaaatttttgttgcaaatccGTTTGCACATACCGAAATTGCGTACCGATTATTGGATTATTGCAGATAGCAAAGTATGTACCGATGACCAAGATGAAACTCAATTCCTATTCCTCGTGGATGAAATATCGTCCATAGCGCTCGAGTACCGTTATAGCAATAGGCTTTTCATCTGTTTGGAAGAAGCACTATTTCATAATCATGGACAATTACCAAATTTCTTTTGA
- the LOC105222697 gene encoding modular serine protease, which yields MLGLDGADFSFKKQINIYLIAFLAIIGGGHLQRTECDWSCDNGDCLESEYLCDGIINCADGSDETINNCYTNTTCPTFAFRCAYGACITGKTRCNQKQDCADNSDELPVICQMTSTELNMAIRGQCGDSEMQCKNGVCIDSDKLCDGIRDCPEGEDETLEKCAPFTCQSFAYRCAYGACIEGKAACNGTVECHDGSDESYALCGGIRKKGSGVRPTPKATEKPTTQTALQIGNKCQIPANLANAIITNVYLGTSIAVGSSVQANVLVNFACQPGYSLDGEDVLLCTNDGWHKRLPVCTNREYCDAAMLHEDKSTVATCFIDNAPVVCDKIRPNTIAEIECAPGYEKKYFAQITTLHCTNKYNWNHPRTPCEIQCGHVQQLGLPYARNGVEIKIAEAPWHVGIYLNVNDKEFKRICGGSIVSKRLVVTAAHCVYDEANKTRYENWRFKVSPAKMANLYISADGIDVTNVTIRKSYKGPKDNFNGDIAIITLEKSFTFDRTVKPICFQPRILEAATVPNDLDGFIVGWGPTESSNNVDVFQKVEVTTVSYHSCIERLSSNDKQYDLPDDKFCVVRKGTSGDICQGDSGGGFVRYIHGRYHLVGVISHAPLGKSGCGRDSLIALTNVQYYQEIKLSIDDDRGEVLN from the exons ATGCTGGGCTTGGATGGTGCtgatttttcattcaaaaagcagataaatatatatttgatagcGTTCTTGGCAATTATCGGCGGCGGTCACCTtc AGAGAACAGAATGCGATTGGAGCTGTGACAATGGCGACTGCTTGGAAAGTGAATATCTCTGTGATGGTATTATCAATTGTGCCGATGGCTCGGATGAAACTATAAACAACTGCTACACCAATACAACATGTCCCACTTTCGCATTTCGTTGTGCCTATGGCGCCTGTATTACGGGTAAAACTCGTTGCAATCAAAAACAGGACTGTGCAGATAACTCGGACGAATTGCCAGTCATATGCCAAATGACAAGTACCGAATTGAACATGGCGATACGCGGTCAATGTGG TGATTCGGAAATGCAGTGTAAAAATGGTGTATGTATAGATAGTGATAAGTTATGTGATGGCATACGCGACTGCCCGGAGGGAGAAGACGAGACCTTGGAAAAATGCGCACCATTTACGTGCCAGTCCTTCGCTTATAGATGCGCCTACGGTGCCTGTATTGAGGGTAAAGCCGCCTGTAATGGCACCGTAGAGTGTCACGACGGTTCGGACGAATCGTACGCTCTATGTGGGGGAATACGAAAAAAAGGTTCCGGCGTACGACCAACGCCGAAAGCAACGGAGAAGCCTACAACACAAACAGCTTTACAAATTGGAAATAAGTGTCAAATACCTGCCAATCTTGCAAATGCAATAATCACGAATGTATACTTGGGTACGAGTATAGCCGTCGGTTCCAGTGTGCAAGCAAATGTACTTGTTAATTTTGCATGTCAACCCGGCTACAGTTTAGACGGAGAAGACGTGTTGCTCTGCACAAACGACGGTTGGCACAAACGGCTGCCAGTCTGCACCAATCGCG AATACTGCGATGCAGCGATGCTACATGAGGATAAATCTACTGTGGCCACTTGCTTCATCGACAATGCGCCTGTCGTATGTGATAAAATTAGACCAAACACTATTGCTGAAATCGAGTGTGCACCAGGATATGAGAAAAAata TTTCGCCCAAATAACAACTTTACACTGTACAAATAAGTACAATTGGAATCATCCGAGAACACCATGCGAAATTCAATGTGGACATGTGCAACAACTTGGATTGCCATATGCACGCAATGGCGTAGAGATTAAAATTGCTGAGGCTCCTTGGCATGTGGGCATATATTTAAACGTAAACGATAAGGAATTTAAGCGTATTTGTGGCGGATCCATAGTTTCTAAACGCCTCGTCGTGACAG CCGCCCATTGCGTCTATGATGAAGCCAATAAGACACGGTACGAAAATTGGCGTTTCAAAGTGTCTCCAGCCAAGATggcaaatctttatattagcGCTGATGGTATCGATGTCACCAATGTGACTATTCGAAAATC TTATAAAGGTCCCAAAGATAATTTTAACGGGGATATTGCGATTATTACCTTAGAGAAGTCGTTCACATTCGATCGTACCGTGAAGCCAATTTGCTTTCAACCCCGCATTTTGGAAGCCGCCACTGTGCCGAATGACCTCGATGGCTTCATAGTTGGATGGGGTCCCACAGAGAGCAGTAACAATGTCGACGTCTTTCAGAAAGTAGAAGTAACCACGGTGTCCTATCACAGTTGCATAGAGAGGTTAAGCAGCAATGATAAACAGTATGATTTGCCGGATGATAAGTTTTGTGTTGTGCGCAAAGGAACCTCAGGCGATATTTGTCAAGGCGATAGTGGTGGTGGTTTCGTCAGATATATCCACGGACGATATCACTTGGTGGGGGTAATAAGTCACGCCCCATTAGGCAAAAGCGGTTGCGGCAGGGATAGCCTTATAGCGCTTACCAATGTGCAATATTATCAAGAAATAAAGCTTTCCATAGATGATGATAGGGGAGAAGtcttaaattaa
- the LOC105222698 gene encoding polycystic kidney disease 2-like 1 protein, whose protein sequence is MQAQRKMYILFGVSIFIVVWCLILIICLSGFSHESRKFRAILFVIVVVVLFHCLIGDFIKFLGYACYSALRKKPAVQEGPDVGRSSITYNYDEDALVRLQLASHEAAMYTTPSHYNESLNLKYKQIINELRLYGLYFVLLLLLVVGSRNFQAYYNTDTLKTVLQEKRLDAIGLYYVNTLDDIYEYIRRIVIEAFNQGHDYNEKVIEEPGWIQYNIAKLLSVVRLRQVRREEPYIGLSTPDFDDKNFMPRWQLPYEQLHYISKYIHTYGPWLAAQMDWSMFTPSYHQGKLHTYAENNGYATFLSRDLNNSLKILDYLEKAHWFDARTAGVFIDFTLYNADSNLFSVCTILLEYTPFGNVLSHVDVQSVGLLLNVDNLPAMFLITFLLYLFTLIYFLKHLVLNLLYKTKMSASPWNCVDGVIVLLNIFIIILIIVREVKVSTLMSEFEESMKLEFIDFRVPASIDNLANLAIGFLICLTTVRLWKVFQFAKPFRVFTRTLYRARWALLTLLVIIVIWLFAFGISSYIINGNDTENFTHLLKSFTASMSYSFGFSSTVSPYDLGYGGLTLGFILYALLMFVIAIVLLNLFITLICDFFSENKSTPEDDEARELSFWQFLRVEYGGCGRWCKHSLCSCCVKRIYNPEKGDVKEGIEKSVLKTEKNLKKRKLAGREDKGPPYGRQLRDLNQVRAMARKFSAQVALLRRYQRWQQY, encoded by the coding sequence ATGCAAGCGCAGCGTAAAATGTATATTCTCTTCGGAGTGTCCATCTTCATTGTGGTGTGGTGTCTGATTCTCATCATTTGTCTCTCCGGTTTTTCGCATGAGTCACGCAAGTTTCGCGCGATactctttgttattgttgtcgtgGTACTCTTTCATTGCCTTATCGGTGACTTTATAAAATTTCTCGGATACGCGTGCTACTCGGCATTGCGTAAGAAACCCGCTGTGCAAGAGGGTCCTGACGTAGGTCGCTCTTCGATCACCTACAATTACGATGAGGATGCACTTGTGCGCTTACAGTTAGCCAGCCACGAGGCTGCAATGTACACAACTCCTTCGCATTATAACGAGTCGCTGAAtctcaaatacaaacaaatcaTTAACGAGCTGCGACTGTATGGATTGTATTTCGTATTGCTGTTGCTCTTAGTGGTGGGTTCACGCAACTTTCAAGCTTATTACAACACGGATACGCTAAAAACGGTGCTGCAAGAAAAACGTTTGGACGCGATCGGACTATATTATGTGAATACTTTAGAtgatatatacgaatatatacgACGCATTGTAATTGAAGCTTTCAACCAGGGACACGACTACAACGAGAAGGTGATAGAGGAGCCTGGCTGGATACAATATAATATCGCCAAGCTGTTAAGCGTAGTGCGCCTGCGGCAAGTGCGACGCGAAGAGCCGTACATTGGTTTGAGTACACCAGATTTCGATGATAAAAATTTCATGCCCCGTTGGCAGCTGCCTTACGAGCAGTTACACTATATctctaagtacatacatacttacggaCCTTGGTTAGCGGCACAAATGGATTGGAGTATGTTTACGCCCAGTTATCATCAGGGCAAGTTGCACACGTACGCCGAGAATAATGGTTATGCAACATTTCTATCACGCGATCTAAACAATAGCCTCAAAATACTGGATTATCTGGAGAAAGCCCATTGGTTTGATGCGCGCACCGCCGGCGTTTTCATCGACTTCACGCTCTACAATGCCGATTCGAATTTATTTAGCGTCTGCACAATTTTGTTGGAGTACACACCGTTCGGAAATGTGCTCTCTCATGTTGATGTCCAGAGCGTTGGGCTGTTGTTAAATGTGGACAATTTGCCTGCCATGTTCTTGATCACATTTCTGCTCTACCTTTTTACATTGATTTATTTCCTCAAGCACCTGGTTTTGAATTTACTGTACAAGACGAAAATGTCCGCTTCGCCATGGAATTGTGTGGACGGTGTTATAGTTCTACTGAATATATTTATCATCATTTTGATTATTGTACGTGAGGTTAAAGTGTCAACGTTGATGTCAGAATTCGAGGAGTCGATGAAACTGGAATTTATAGATTTCCGTGTGCCGGCAAGTATTGACAATTTAGCAAATTTGGCCATTGGATTTCTCATTTGTCTGACCACCGTACGTTTGTGGAAGGTGTTTCAGTTCGCCAAACCATTTCGTGTCTTCACACGCACCCTGTATCGTGCGCGTTGGGCACTACTCACACTTCTGGTAATCATCGTCATTTGGTTATTCGCTTTCGGCATCAGTTCGTACATAATAAATGGCAATGACACCGAAAATTTTACACATCTCTTGAAGAGCTTCACCGCCTCGATGAGTTACTCATTTGGTTTCAGCAGCACAGTTAGTCCGTATGATCTTGGCTATGGTGGACTCACACTTGGCTTCATTTTGTATGCTTTGTTAATGTTCGTCATTGCCATTGTTCTGCTCAATCTGTTCATTACGCTGATCTGTgactttttttcggaaaacaaaagTACACCGGAGGATGATGAGGCGAGAGAGTTGAGTTTTTGGCAATTTCTCAGAGTTGAATATGGCGGTTGTGGGCGCTGGTGTAAGCATTCGTTGTGCAGTTGTTGTGTAAAGCGTATTTACAATCCAGAGAAAGGAGATGTTAAGGAAGGCATTGAGAAGTCTGTGCTGAAAACAGAGAAAAACTTAAAGAAACGTAAACTGGCAGGCCGTGAAGACAAAGGTCCTCCTTACGGGCGCCAATTAAGAGATCTCAATCAAGTTCGTGCAATGGCGCGAAAATTTAGCGCACAGGTGGCACTATTACGACGATACCAACGTTGGCAGCAGTATTAA